A DNA window from Ranitomeya imitator isolate aRanImi1 chromosome 2, aRanImi1.pri, whole genome shotgun sequence contains the following coding sequences:
- the LOC138664840 gene encoding claudin-12-like translates to MGCQEVHAVTLLAFVCGTASISGLFAATLLPQWRLMKLYTFNRNEKNLTVSIGLWVKCTRLEWSRDCMIYDTEWYASVDQLDIRVLQFALPFSILTGAAALILCLTGICNTTFSSTVPSLKLVKCLVNSSGCHLVAGMLFCLAGTMSITPSAWVIFYNNTLNNKYGPYFTYDISVFVAIGSAGGMFFTAGLLFVWYCNCKSLTSAYWQPLYSHIPNMQNYIPPSYSSQSHLSAIDIDFPVTYTV, encoded by the coding sequence ATGGGCTGCCAGGAGGTGCACGCAGTGACTTTATTAGCTTTTGTTTGTGGGACGGCCTCCATTTCTGGTCTCTTTGCCGCCACTCTTCTGCCCCAGTGGAGGCTGATGAAACTGTACACATTTAACAGGAATGAGAAGAACCTGACGGTTAGCATAGGGCTATGGGTGAAATGTACTCGGCTGGAGTGGAGCAGGGACTGTATGATCTATGACACGGAGTGGTATGCCAGTGTGGATCAGCTGGATATCCGTGTCCTGCAGTTTGCTCTTCCCTTCAGTATCCTGACAGGAGCTGCCGCCCTTATCTTGTGTCTGACAGGGATATGCAACACCACATTCAGCTCCACAGTTCCAAGTCTGAAGCTTGTTAAGTGTCTTGTCAACAGTTCCGGTTGCCATCTTGTGGCGGGCATGCTGTTTTGTTTAGCAGGTACCATGAGTATCACTCCATCCGCCTGGGTCATATTTTATAACAATACCCTAAACAACAAATATGGGCCATATTTCACCTATGACATTTCGGTCTTTGTTGCCATTGGAAGTGCCGGGGGGATGTTTTTCACTGCAGGGTTATTGTTTGTGTGGTACTGTAATTGTAAATCCCTGACCTCCGCTTACTGGCAGCCCCTCTACTCCCATATCCCAAATATGCAGAATTACATCCCTCCCTCATATTCCTCTCAGTCCCACCTGTCAGCCATTGACATAGACTTTCCTGTCACCTACACGGTTTAG